From one Mustelus asterias chromosome 2, sMusAst1.hap1.1, whole genome shotgun sequence genomic stretch:
- the msrb2 gene encoding methionine-R-sulfoxide reductase B2, mitochondrial isoform X4: MLSDLLRISNVFFASLRSLTRYDETTVNVDWQKKLTPEQYFVTREKGTEMPFSGIYLNNTEQGMYHCVCCNAPLFSSETKYDSGTGWPSFWQVHGTVDSDESNTNALRRTDNSMGSTGTEVICKKCDAHLGHVFGDGPEPTGHRFCINSVALTFKSKSAQ, from the exons atgctgtcagacctgctgagaatttccaacgTTTTCTTTGCAA GTTTGAGATCACTGACTCGATACGATGAAACAACTGTAAAtgttgattggcaaaagaagctaaCCCCTGAGCAATACTTTGTAACTCGAGAAAAGGGGACAGAGATG CCTTTCAGTGGAATCTATCTGAATAATACCGAGCAAGGCATGTACCATTGTGTGTGCTGCAATGCTCCGCTGTTCAG CTCTGAAACCAAGTATGATTCTGGCACTGGTTGGCCTTCTTTCTGGCAAGTTCATGGTACAGTGGACAGTGATGAGAGCAATACCAATGCACTACGTCGCACAGATAACTCCATGGGCTCGACAGGAACAGAGGTTATTTGTAAAAAG TGTGATGCACACCTGGGCCATGTGTTTGGTGATGGACCAGAACCCACAGGACATCGATTTTGCATCAACAGCGTTGCATTAACTTTCAAGTCCAAATCAGCGCAGTGA
- the msrb2 gene encoding methionine-R-sulfoxide reductase B2, mitochondrial isoform X2: MAGLSPFKMLSDLLRISNVFFASLRSLTRYDETTVNVDWQKKLTPEQYFVTREKGTEMPFSGIYLNNTEQGMYHCVCCNAPLFSSETKYDSGTGWPSFWQVHGTVDSDESNTNALRRTDNSMGSTGTEVICKKCDAHLGHVFGDGPEPTGHRFCINSVALTFKSKSAQ, encoded by the exons ATGGCAGGATTGTCTCCATTCAAG atgctgtcagacctgctgagaatttccaacgTTTTCTTTGCAA GTTTGAGATCACTGACTCGATACGATGAAACAACTGTAAAtgttgattggcaaaagaagctaaCCCCTGAGCAATACTTTGTAACTCGAGAAAAGGGGACAGAGATG CCTTTCAGTGGAATCTATCTGAATAATACCGAGCAAGGCATGTACCATTGTGTGTGCTGCAATGCTCCGCTGTTCAG CTCTGAAACCAAGTATGATTCTGGCACTGGTTGGCCTTCTTTCTGGCAAGTTCATGGTACAGTGGACAGTGATGAGAGCAATACCAATGCACTACGTCGCACAGATAACTCCATGGGCTCGACAGGAACAGAGGTTATTTGTAAAAAG TGTGATGCACACCTGGGCCATGTGTTTGGTGATGGACCAGAACCCACAGGACATCGATTTTGCATCAACAGCGTTGCATTAACTTTCAAGTCCAAATCAGCGCAGTGA
- the msrb2 gene encoding methionine-R-sulfoxide reductase B2, mitochondrial isoform X3, with translation MKSDKCDSGLNGRIVSIQGLRSLTRYDETTVNVDWQKKLTPEQYFVTREKGTEMPFSGIYLNNTEQGMYHCVCCNAPLFSSETKYDSGTGWPSFWQVHGTVDSDESNTNALRRTDNSMGSTGTEVICKKCDAHLGHVFGDGPEPTGHRFCINSVALTFKSKSAQ, from the exons ATGAAGAGTGACAAATGTGATTCTGGTTTGAATGGCAGGATTGTCTCCATTCAAG GTTTGAGATCACTGACTCGATACGATGAAACAACTGTAAAtgttgattggcaaaagaagctaaCCCCTGAGCAATACTTTGTAACTCGAGAAAAGGGGACAGAGATG CCTTTCAGTGGAATCTATCTGAATAATACCGAGCAAGGCATGTACCATTGTGTGTGCTGCAATGCTCCGCTGTTCAG CTCTGAAACCAAGTATGATTCTGGCACTGGTTGGCCTTCTTTCTGGCAAGTTCATGGTACAGTGGACAGTGATGAGAGCAATACCAATGCACTACGTCGCACAGATAACTCCATGGGCTCGACAGGAACAGAGGTTATTTGTAAAAAG TGTGATGCACACCTGGGCCATGTGTTTGGTGATGGACCAGAACCCACAGGACATCGATTTTGCATCAACAGCGTTGCATTAACTTTCAAGTCCAAATCAGCGCAGTGA
- the msrb2 gene encoding methionine-R-sulfoxide reductase B2, mitochondrial isoform X5, with amino-acid sequence MLRGCYPRLENLGLRSLTRYDETTVNVDWQKKLTPEQYFVTREKGTEMPFSGIYLNNTEQGMYHCVCCNAPLFSSETKYDSGTGWPSFWQVHGTVDSDESNTNALRRTDNSMGSTGTEVICKKCDAHLGHVFGDGPEPTGHRFCINSVALTFKSKSAQ; translated from the exons atgctgagaggttgttaccCCCGCCTGGAGAATCTGG GTTTGAGATCACTGACTCGATACGATGAAACAACTGTAAAtgttgattggcaaaagaagctaaCCCCTGAGCAATACTTTGTAACTCGAGAAAAGGGGACAGAGATG CCTTTCAGTGGAATCTATCTGAATAATACCGAGCAAGGCATGTACCATTGTGTGTGCTGCAATGCTCCGCTGTTCAG CTCTGAAACCAAGTATGATTCTGGCACTGGTTGGCCTTCTTTCTGGCAAGTTCATGGTACAGTGGACAGTGATGAGAGCAATACCAATGCACTACGTCGCACAGATAACTCCATGGGCTCGACAGGAACAGAGGTTATTTGTAAAAAG TGTGATGCACACCTGGGCCATGTGTTTGGTGATGGACCAGAACCCACAGGACATCGATTTTGCATCAACAGCGTTGCATTAACTTTCAAGTCCAAATCAGCGCAGTGA
- the msrb2 gene encoding methionine-R-sulfoxide reductase B2, mitochondrial isoform X1, which translates to MAGFVARLPKLFFRENFPKVLAASWSVQRPRQLHTVPGLRSLTRYDETTVNVDWQKKLTPEQYFVTREKGTEMPFSGIYLNNTEQGMYHCVCCNAPLFSSETKYDSGTGWPSFWQVHGTVDSDESNTNALRRTDNSMGSTGTEVICKKCDAHLGHVFGDGPEPTGHRFCINSVALTFKSKSAQ; encoded by the exons ATGGCTGGCTTTGTCGCTCGTCTTCCCAAACTTTTCTTCAGGGAAAACTTTCCCAAAGTCCTCGCCGCTTCCTGGAGTGTGCAGCGGCCGCGGCAGCTCCACACTGTACCGG GTTTGAGATCACTGACTCGATACGATGAAACAACTGTAAAtgttgattggcaaaagaagctaaCCCCTGAGCAATACTTTGTAACTCGAGAAAAGGGGACAGAGATG CCTTTCAGTGGAATCTATCTGAATAATACCGAGCAAGGCATGTACCATTGTGTGTGCTGCAATGCTCCGCTGTTCAG CTCTGAAACCAAGTATGATTCTGGCACTGGTTGGCCTTCTTTCTGGCAAGTTCATGGTACAGTGGACAGTGATGAGAGCAATACCAATGCACTACGTCGCACAGATAACTCCATGGGCTCGACAGGAACAGAGGTTATTTGTAAAAAG TGTGATGCACACCTGGGCCATGTGTTTGGTGATGGACCAGAACCCACAGGACATCGATTTTGCATCAACAGCGTTGCATTAACTTTCAAGTCCAAATCAGCGCAGTGA